In one Culex quinquefasciatus strain JHB chromosome 2, VPISU_Cqui_1.0_pri_paternal, whole genome shotgun sequence genomic region, the following are encoded:
- the LOC6036338 gene encoding mediator of RNA polymerase II transcription subunit 30, with product MSGQYPSGYQSPSGHRGNFNSPMMQQQLGGGAGGVPSQMGFNQGMQQNQQMQGGGQSGGGGELGMNPNQMAGGQQPAGGNQAGGQQQQQAAGQGAAQQSQAPQQSPQSGQQGQGGGNMMAPAGAPGPVATTGQPNMQQQKEFNLLTLCRIGQETVQDIVSRFQEVFGILRVIQPPNGTNQGLTASNDKKAKVQEQFRTIRLLFKRLRLLYDKCNDFCQQGMEYTHVEGLIPVKGEPERTEPVHTEEYKKAMQENRELIEIVMLKNKQLREIIDKIRLTIWEINTMLSMRRC from the exons ATGTCCGGCCAGTACCCGAGCGGCTACCAAAGTCCCAGCGGCCACCGGGGGAACTTCAACAGCCCGAtgatgcagcagcagctggGCGGGGGCGCCGGCGGCGTTCCGAGTCAGATGG GATTTAATCAGGGCATGCAGCAGAACCAGCAGATGCAGGGTGGTGGTCAATCGGGTGGGGGTGGGGAGCTGGGAATGAATCCGAATCAGATGGCGGGAGGGCAACAGCCGGCTGGGGGGAATCAGGCCGgaggacagcagcagcagcaagctgCTGGTCAGGGTGCGGCACAGCAGTCACAAGCCCCGCAGCAATCGCCGCAGTCGGGGCAGCAAGGGCAGGGCGGTGGGAATATGATGGCTCCGGCGGGGGCGCCTGGGCCGGTGGCCACGACCGGACAGCCGAACATGCAGCAGCAGAAGGAGTTTAATTTGCTGACGCTTTGCCGGATTGGGCAGGAAACGGTGCAGGACATTGTGAGCCGGTTTCAGGAGGTGTTTGGAATATTGCGCGTGATTCAACCTCCGAACGGAACGAACCAGGGGCTGACCGCGAGTAACGACAAGAAGGCCAAGGTGCAGGAACAGTTCCGGACGATTCGGTTGCTGTTCAAGCGATTGCGGCTGCTGTACGACAAGTGCAATGACTTTTGCCAGCAGGGGATGGAATACACGCACGTGGAAGGTTTGATTCCGGTGAAAGGGGAGCCGGAGCGGACCGAGCCGGTGCACACGGAAGAGTACAAGAAGGCCATGCAGGAGAACCGCGAGCTGATCGAGATTGTGATGCTCAAGAACAAGCAGCTGCGGGAGATTATCGACAAGATTCGGCTGACGATTTGGGAGATTAACACGATGCTCAGCATGAGACGGTGCTGA